In Opisthocomus hoazin isolate bOpiHoa1 chromosome 14, bOpiHoa1.hap1, whole genome shotgun sequence, the following proteins share a genomic window:
- the F9 gene encoding coagulation factor IX, giving the protein MAHIPLALSICLLGACLHAESTVFIENKEASSVLQRPRRANSNRLEEVIPGNLERECIEEKCSFEEAREVFENTEKTMDFWKTYIDGDQCDPNPCKNRAVCKDEVSSYVCYCLAGYEGRNCEIDLTCAIKNGGCKHFCRHDPPQKVVCSCAAGYKLHEDGKSCEPTVPYPCGRITAPEAKSKLTRAINTFEHWNITADDQDDAHDEVLDNVTETSTTTTKITPIIKTGTRVVGGSDSMRGEVPWQVHLVNSHGVGFCGASIINEKWVVTAAHCLKPGDNFSAVAGEYNTNEEDNTEQWRKVVKILPHPTYNATINKHHNDIALLELDQPLSFNSYVTPICIGNREFTNALLKHGTGTVSGWGSTLFRGRPATILQILKVPFVDRPTCLKSTSTTILQNMFCAGFPAGGSDTCGGDSGGPYTTEIEGTWFLTGITSWGEECAKPGKYGVYTRVSKYLKWIKEITRLS; this is encoded by the exons ATGGCACATATCCCCCTTGCACTCTCCATTTGTCTTCTGGGAGCTTGTCTTCATGCCGAAAGCACAG TCTTCATCGAGAACAAAGAGGCGAGCTCGGTTCTGCAGAGGCCAAGGCGAGCCAATTCCAACAGACTGGAAGAGGTTATTCCTGGGAACCTTGAGAGAGAATGCatagaagaaaaatgcagctttgaAGAAGCTCGAGAAGTGTTTGAAAACACTGAGAAAACG atgGACTTTTGGAAAACATATATTG ATGGAGATCAGTGCGACCCCAATCCCTGCAAAAACAGAGCCGTCTGCAAGGATGAAGTAAGTTCCTACGTGTGCTATTGCCTAGCTGGCTACGAAGGCAGAAACTGTGAGATAG acctCACTTGTGCTATTAAAAATGGAGGCTGCAAGCACTTTTGCAGGCACGACCCACCGCAGAAAGTTGTGTGTTCCTGCGCTGCTGGCTATAAACTTCATGAAGATGGAAAGTCCTGCGAACCTACAG TGCCGTATCCCTGCGGAAGGATCACGGCTCCCGAAGCGAAGAGCAAGCTCACCCGAGCCATAAACACCTTTGAGCACTGGAACATCACCGCCGATGACCAAGACGATGCTCACGACGAGGTGCTCGACAACGTCACGGaaaccagcaccaccaccacgaAAATCACGCCGATCATTAAGACGGGGACGCGGGTTGTCGGTGGATCAGACAGCATGAGAGGCGAGGTGCCTTGGCAG GTCCATCTGGTGAACAGCCACGGCGTGGGCTTCTGCGGTGCGTCCATCATCAATGAGAAATGGGTAGTGACAGCGGCACACTGCCTGAAGCCAGGTGACAACTTCTCTGCCGTGGCAG GTGAGTACAACACCAACGAGGAGGACAACACGGAGCAGTGGCGTAAGGTGGTGAAAATCCTTCCCCATCCCACGTACAACGCCACGATCAACAAGCACCACAACGACATCGCCCTCCTGGAGCTGGACCAGCCGCTCAGCTTCAACAGCTACGTCACCCCCATCTGCATCGGTAACCGGGAGTTCACCAACGCCCTGCTGAAGCACGGGACGGGGACGGTGAGCGGCTGGGGCAGCACGCTCTTCCGTGGCCGGCCGGCCACCATCCTCCAGATCCTCAAGGTGCCCTTCGTCGACCGGCCGACCTGCCTCAAAAGCACCTCCACCACCATCCTGCAGAACATGTTCTGCGCGGGCTTCCCAGCCGGGGGCAGTGACACCTGCGGTGGGGACAGCGGAGGCCCCTACACCACCGAGATCGAGGGCACCTGGTTTCTCACGGGCATCACCAGCTGGGGCGAGGAATGTGCCAAGCCAGGTAAATACGGCGTCTACACCAGGGTCTCCAAGTACCTGAAGTGGATAAAGGAAATCACGAGGCTTAGCTAA